A genome region from Deinococcus arcticus includes the following:
- a CDS encoding prolipoprotein diacylglyceryl transferase — MDPVFLQIGNFTIAWYGVLITLGIVAGVWIGTKMARERGLDVDLFNDMILWMIVWGLVGARLVFVLTSWQQFENTPFPRVLLDIVNLRQGGISIHGGLIGGILVMLYYARRKGMDFYRYADLCVPGVAFGIIGGRIGNIMNGTDTVGRVTGWPVGFRWPDSARAFHDGMCVRNPNADMDLSQYCQRIGDQLVMTAPVHFTQLYGVIIGIILSVAAFFWLRSRIPGWAFWQFWLWYSILRAGWEETFRLNPLSPRAYLNQGLDAPGIGFFTDTHLISIPLILVSIWMLLRLRKKGAPAPVPAASTEARSA, encoded by the coding sequence ATGGATCCGGTGTTCTTGCAGATTGGCAATTTCACGATTGCCTGGTATGGCGTGCTGATCACGCTGGGGATTGTCGCGGGCGTGTGGATCGGCACGAAAATGGCGCGCGAACGCGGCCTGGACGTGGACCTGTTCAACGACATGATTCTGTGGATGATTGTCTGGGGTCTGGTGGGCGCCCGGCTGGTGTTTGTGCTGACCTCGTGGCAGCAGTTCGAGAACACGCCCTTTCCCCGGGTGCTGCTGGACATCGTGAACCTGCGCCAGGGCGGTATTTCTATCCACGGCGGATTGATCGGCGGCATTCTGGTGATGCTGTACTACGCCCGGCGCAAGGGCATGGATTTCTACCGCTACGCCGACCTGTGCGTGCCGGGCGTGGCCTTTGGCATCATTGGCGGGCGCATCGGCAACATCATGAACGGCACCGACACGGTGGGCCGCGTGACTGGCTGGCCTGTGGGCTTCCGCTGGCCGGACAGCGCCCGCGCCTTTCACGACGGCATGTGTGTGCGTAACCCCAACGCGGACATGGACCTCTCGCAGTATTGCCAGCGCATTGGCGACCAGCTGGTCATGACGGCGCCGGTGCACTTTACCCAGCTGTACGGCGTGATCATCGGCATCATCCTGTCGGTGGCGGCCTTCTTCTGGCTGCGCTCGCGCATTCCGGGCTGGGCCTTCTGGCAGTTCTGGCTGTGGTACAGCATTCTGCGCGCCGGCTGGGAAGAAACCTTCCGCCTCAATCCCCTGTCGCCCCGCGCCTACCTGAACCAGGGCCTGGACGCTCCCGGCATCGGCTTCTTTACCGACACGCACCTGATCAGCATTCCCCTCATTCTGGTCAGCATCTGGATGCTGCTGCGCCTGCGCAAGAAGGGTGCCCCCGCCCCGGTGCCCGCAGCCAGCACAGAAGCCCGAAGCGCCTGA